The genomic region AACATTGGTCCTGGATCTGCCTCATCGGGATATCTCCGCCCAGAGACTGCACAGGGAATTTTCGTTGAGTTCCCACAGATCAAACAATATGCGAGAAACACACTTCCATTCGGCGTGACTCAAATCGGGCGGGCATACCGTAATGAGATTTCGCCTCGAAAGCGAATTGTTCGAACGCGGGAGTTCACACAGGCAGAATTAGAGCAATTCATCGATCCAGAGCGCAACGAACCAGCGCTTGATGAAGTCGCTGATATTACGGTAACGCTATATTCGGCACGTCAACAGCAGGCTGATGATGGTGACTACATCGAAACAACCGTAGGCGAGGCAGTCAAGTCGGGTCTTATTGATGATGGATGGATTGGATATTTCATTGGAATCGCACAAGAGTGGTATGAGACGATTGGCGTCGATACCGACCGGTTTCGGTTTCGGCAGCATCTGAGTGGTGAGCGAGCGCATTATGCTGCTGATTGTTGGGACGCTGAGAGTGAGGTTGACGGTGATTGGATTGAAATTGCAGGATTTGCTTACCGCGGTGAGTACGACCTCTCGAAACATGCTGAATATGGTGATGATGAATTTAGTATATTTCAGGAATATGAAAAATCAAAGACAGTTGAGCGTGCTGTCGTTGATCCCGATATGAGTGTACTTGGACCGAAATTTGGTTCACAGGCAGGCGAGATTAAAACAGCACTTGAAACACTTGCTGAACGGAATCCAGACGCATTCAGTGAAGAGACAGTCGATGTCAGCGTCGATGGCGAGATCATCACTGTTGATGTTGAAGAGACGAACTTCCACATAGAGACCAAAACAGTGAATGGTGAGCATATTACACCACATGTAATCGAGCCCTCTTTTGGAATCGATCGAACAGTATATACCCTCTTAGCACACGGTTATCGAGAGGATACAGTTGATAATGAGACTCGAACATATCTATCGCTCTCAACAAAAGTCGCACCAACTGACGTTGGCGTATTTCCACTTATCTCAAATGTCGAACAGCTTGTTGAGCAAGCCAAAGATATTGTAAGTGAACTTCGGGCAGCAGGATTGAGTGTTGTTGCTGATGATTCCGGGAGTATTGGTCGACGATATCGGCGACAAGATGAAATTGGAACACCGTTCTGTATTACTGTCGACCGTGATGGAATAGAGGGCACAGATCCAGATACGGTGACGATTCGGCAGCGAGACACAGGTCGACAAGTCCGAGCACCAATTGCAGTCGTCACTGAGTTGATTCAATCTGTACAATCTGATGAAATAATATTCGAGAACCTCACTGACGCATATGACGCTGTCGAGTGGGCAAACAAAAGCGAGTAAGCACTGGTCGTGACACCAAATCCCGACGAGCGGATAGGGAGCAATACTGACGCTGATACTGATGGACGAGCAGAATCAGAAAGTGGCACCGAATCATCCGCAGAGGCTGATCAGGTTGAGTCGGTGTTTACTGTACTAAATGTGGTGAGCGTATCTATTGAGGACAACAAGTATGTTACGTTGGTGTTGAATCACAGCGACAACTCAAATTCCAGATCAGTTTCGGGTAATGAAATAAAGCGTCGACTTGTGCATGCAAGTGGTACTGTGTTACCACTGCTATATGTGATTAACATACTCAGTTGGTCAGTATTTGAGATAATCATGATTATCGGGGCAGCTACAGCGGCTTTGCTTGAGACGGTTCGACTTTTTATTGGGCTTGAATGGCGTATCTATGATGAACTTACCCGATCATACGAGCAGACGAATATTGCTGGATATGCGTTATACGCATTCAGTAGCACCACAGTCATTATTGTATTTACTCCTGTAATTGCGGTTCCAGCAATGATGATGTTAACGCTTGGCGATCCAATCTCTGGGTTGTTGGGCACAACACGGGCTGCTGGGGAGTCAAAGCGTCCGCGGACACTTGTTGTGATGTTTACGGTGTGCTTTGTGATTGGACTGGTCTTTTTGTTTCCAATAGCGGGAACGACCGGAGTAATTAGCGCTGGGGTCGCTGCGGTTGGAGCGACGGTTGCAGACGGAATAAAGCCAGTTGTTGGTGGTTATGTTATTGATGATAACTTTTCGATTCCACTGATAGCAGCGACTGGATCAAGCATTATATTATCTGTAGGTGGACATCAGCCAATCATTTCGCTTTACTGATCGAAAAATTCGTGTGAGACTGCTCTCGAAAAGATTTAGTACATGCCATTGAATATTTAGTGTAATGAATTGGTGTAGTTGGCAAAATATGCGTTCACCAACGAAAGACATCGTTGTTATGTCTATGAGTCATGACGTCGTGAGTCAGACTCGACGGCGGCGACGGGCCGTTTAGGCCCAGATATATTTTTACTACATGTCTCGACAGAAATTGATTAGATGCTATTATTTTATCTATAGGCATCTCTCTCGTTTTTATTCATAACGTTAAACCGTGTATTTTATACGAAAGAGCGCCTGAGATGGTGATATATGACACGTGTGGCACTCGCATTTTCTGGCGGGCTCGACACGACAGTATGTGTTTCACTGCTCAAGGAAGAATACGGGTACGATGAGGTAATCGGCGTCACTGTCGATGTTGGTCAGCCAGCAACCGAGTTTGAAGAGGCACAAGCGACCGCCGACGCGCATGGTATTGATCTGCATGTTGTCGACGCAACAGCCGAGTTTGTTGATCTATGCTTTGATTCTGTCCGGGCAAATGCAACGTATCAAGGATATCCTCTTGGGACAGCACTGGCTCGTCCGATAATCGCAGAATCGATCGTATCCGTTGCTAAGGCTGAGAATTGCGATGCACTCGCACACGGCTGTACGGGGAAAGGGAATGATCAACTTCGTTTCGAGGCTGTGTGGCGAAATTCAGATCTTACCGTTATCGCTCCGATTCGTGAACTTGAGTTGACACGGGAATGGGAACAAGAGTATGCTGCTGAACATAATCTTCCGGTTCAAGCTGGAAATGATGGTGTTTGGTCGATTGATACGAATCTGTGGAGTCGCTCAATTGAGGGTGGGAAGCTTGAGGATCCGAACTATACCCCACCTGAGGACGTCTATGAATGGACAGCTGATCCAGCAACTACCACTGAGACCGAACTCATCACCATTGGGTTTGAATCGGGATATCCAGTGAGCATCAACGATAACGCGTACGACCCTGTCGAACTCGTTGAGACGCTTAATGAGGTTGCAGGAGAGCATGGTGTCGGGCGAACAGATATGATGGAAGATCGTATGCTCGGGTTGAAAGTGCGCGAAAATTATGAACATCCCGCTGCGACAACATTATTAAACGCTCATAAAGCCCTTGAAGGGCTTGTTCTCACGAAGGATGAGCGAGATTTCAAGCGTCATATCGACAGTGAGTGGGCACAGAAGGGATATGAGGGGCTTGTCGATCATCCACTAATGGGTGCGTTGGAAGGATTCATCGATGCAACACAACAGCGAGTAACCGGAACGGTCACAATCAAATTTGAGGGTGGGCAAGCACGCCCAGTCGGTCGTGAATCTGCCGCTGCCGCATATTCTGCGGACGCCGCATCATTCAATACAAGTTCGATTGGCGAGATAACGCAACAGGATGCAACAGGTATCGCAAAGTATCATGGATACCAGGGTCGCATTGCGAATGCAGCTACTGAAACTGATACAAAATAACTAATCATGAGTGAGGAGAACCCGGCGAATGCTGTCAACGATACCAACGAAACAGATCCATCAGATAATATAGGTGTCGTCCGACGTGAGCGATTTAGCGGTGGTCCAGCTCGTGGGTTCCTCTCAAGTCTTGCTGCCGACGAGCGAATTTTTGCAGCCGATATTGCTGTTGACCGTGCGCATGTTGTCATGTTGATTGAACAGGATATCATCGACGCGGCAACTGGGGAGTCAATACTCACTGCGCTTGACTCAGTTGAGACCGCAGGTCATGATGAGCTTCCAGACGGTGAAGATGTTCATGAGGCGATTGAAACAGCGGTCATCGACCGTGTCGGTCCAGCAGGCGGGAAGATGCATACTGCACGAAGCCGAAACGATGAGGTTGCAACATGTATTCGATATCGACTTCGATCGGATTTGCTTCAGGCAATCGATGCAACATTAGAGTTAGAGAAGATACTGCTTGAGGCTGGAAAGGCTTATACAGAGACCATAATGCCCGGATATACACATCTTCAGCCGGCACAGCCAATCACTGTCGGACACTGGTTATGTTCATATGCGGCTGGAATAGAGCGCGACACTGCCCGGTTACTTGATGCATATGACCGTGTGAATACATCACCGCTTGGTGCTGCTGCATTCGCTGGGACGCCATTCGAGATTGATCGTGAGCGAACAGCGACCCTGTTGGGATTCGATGATGTACTTGAGAATACGATAGATGCTGTCGCTGCTCGAGATAGTTTGATAGAGACTCTCAGCGCACTTGCAGCGCACGCGATAACACTGTCTGGGATGGCTGAGGATCTCATAATATTCGCTAATAAAGGATATGTGAAGCTTGCAGATCAATACGCCTCGACATCCTCAATTATGCCACAAAAAGTCAATCCAGATACACTTGAACTCGTGAGGGCGGTCGCTGGGGATGTCACAGGGGAGTTGACTGGACTGTTGACAACATTGAAAGGACTCCCGCGGGCGTACAATCGGGATCTTCAACGTGCAACGCCGCACGTTTGGGGAGCAATTGACGATACCACCGAAACAACAGCAATCGTTGGTGGAGCAATCAAAACAGCACAGTGGGCTGATGAAGCACTTGAATCGGCTGCTGGGGATGGATTCTCGACAGCAACAGGCATTGCAGATGCACTTGCAATGGCGGGGATTCCATTTCGAACCGCACATGAGGTCCTTGCAGTTGCAACCGACCGTGCAGGTAATGAAACACCAACAGTTGAGACGTTGAACCATGCCGCCGAAGACATTCTTGGAGAGTCGCTATTCACGTATGTTGATCAGGACACAATTATTGATATCCTCGATCCCGTCATGAACGTCAGTACTCGAGACTCTCGCGGAGGACCAGCGACAACGGCTGTCACTGCAACAATCGAAATGTATGAAAATAATCACACTACACAGACAACCGCGCATGAGACGCGTCGCAATAAAATCACCAGTGCTAATGCATTATTAGACCAGGAGGTACAGGAATATGTCTAGTTGCTTCCCTCAATATCACCGGGGGACCCCACTCGATGTGACAGATGACCCACCGGGATTACGACGTCCCCAGTTGGGGACACATAATATATGAAATTTGATATTGATTCTGAATAAGTCGTCTGAGCGCCCGTATGCCATCATTAGTCACCTCTGCAGTATTGTAAATTATCCTACAATTTCGATGGGTTTAAGTCTCCTCCTCGCAGAATATTAGCTATGGTAGAAACCATTATGGGAGAAGATCCGCTCACGGGAGAGGAGATTGAAATCCCAGCTAATGTAGAGGTTGGAGAAATCGTTGATAGTCCTGCAACAGGGGCCGAGCTTGAAATTGTTGCCACCGATCCATTGACACTTGAAGAGGCTCCAGAGCTCGAAGAGGATTGGGGCGAGTGAGATGAACGTCGGGCTGCTTTACTCTCGGATTCGGCAGGATGAGAAGCTTCTGCTGTCTGAGTTGCGGAGTCGTGGACACACCATCACGAAAATCGATATCCGAGATGAGCAGTTCGATATCGCCAACCCACCAGCAGCGTTTACACAGGTTGACGTCGTTCTTGATCGATGTTTGGCAACGAGCCGAAGTTACTACATAACGCAATTTCTGGAAGCATATGGCATACCCATCATTAATGACGCCACAACAGCGGATGTATGTGCGGATAAAGTAAAAAACAGTCTTGCATTACAATCTGCAGAAGTCCCGACACCACGGACGGAGGTGGCATTCACCACCGACAGTGCAATGGAGTCAATTGAGCGATTTGGCTACCCTTGTATTTTAAAACCAGTCGTTGGCTCTTGGGGGCGGCTAATGGCAAAGATCGATTCAGCATCTGCCGCAGAGGCTATTCTTGAGCATAAGTCGACGCTTGGGCATTATGAACATAAAGTGTTCTATATCCAGGAGTTCGTCTCAAAGCCTGGTCGGGATATTCGTGTGCTTGCTGCTGACGGTGAGCCAATCGCTGCAATGACACGAACCGCAGACCACTGGTTGACAAACGCCGCAAAAGGAGCAGAGACAGCTCCCTTTAGTCTTGATGACAGAGCTCGTGAATTGGTCGCAGACGCATCAAAAGCCGTTGGAGGCGGGCTTCTTGGAATTGATTTGATGGAAACTGGTGGTGGTGATTATACCGTCCATGAGATCAATCACACTGTTGAATTCAAAGCGCTCAACGACGCTGTGAGTACT from Haloquadratum walsbyi C23 harbors:
- the glyS gene encoding glycine--tRNA ligase, which translates into the protein MSTNEDQTEGERLAELAKRRGFFFGSNGAYGGVAGFYTFGPQGAALKSNIEAAWRERFTVREGNYEIEAPTIMPEPVFEASGHLDGFDDMLVECPDCGTAHRADHLIEDATDIEDAESAPIEEVEDLIIEHNLVCPQCQATLGGEPVDSFNLMFETNIGPGSASSGYLRPETAQGIFVEFPQIKQYARNTLPFGVTQIGRAYRNEISPRKRIVRTREFTQAELEQFIDPERNEPALDEVADITVTLYSARQQQADDGDYIETTVGEAVKSGLIDDGWIGYFIGIAQEWYETIGVDTDRFRFRQHLSGERAHYAADCWDAESEVDGDWIEIAGFAYRGEYDLSKHAEYGDDEFSIFQEYEKSKTVERAVVDPDMSVLGPKFGSQAGEIKTALETLAERNPDAFSEETVDVSVDGEIITVDVEETNFHIETKTVNGEHITPHVIEPSFGIDRTVYTLLAHGYREDTVDNETRTYLSLSTKVAPTDVGVFPLISNVEQLVEQAKDIVSELRAAGLSVVADDSGSIGRRYRRQDEIGTPFCITVDRDGIEGTDPDTVTIRQRDTGRQVRAPIAVVTELIQSVQSDEIIFENLTDAYDAVEWANKSE
- a CDS encoding diacylglycerol/polyprenol kinase family protein, with the protein product MTPNPDERIGSNTDADTDGRAESESGTESSAEADQVESVFTVLNVVSVSIEDNKYVTLVLNHSDNSNSRSVSGNEIKRRLVHASGTVLPLLYVINILSWSVFEIIMIIGAATAALLETVRLFIGLEWRIYDELTRSYEQTNIAGYALYAFSSTTVIIVFTPVIAVPAMMMLTLGDPISGLLGTTRAAGESKRPRTLVVMFTVCFVIGLVFLFPIAGTTGVISAGVAAVGATVADGIKPVVGGYVIDDNFSIPLIAATGSSIILSVGGHQPIISLY
- the lysX gene encoding lysine biosynthesis protein LysX, with protein sequence MNVGLLYSRIRQDEKLLLSELRSRGHTITKIDIRDEQFDIANPPAAFTQVDVVLDRCLATSRSYYITQFLEAYGIPIINDATTADVCADKVKNSLALQSAEVPTPRTEVAFTTDSAMESIERFGYPCILKPVVGSWGRLMAKIDSASAAEAILEHKSTLGHYEHKVFYIQEFVSKPGRDIRVLAADGEPIAAMTRTADHWLTNAAKGAETAPFSLDDRARELVADASKAVGGGLLGIDLMETGGGDYTVHEINHTVEFKALNDAVSTDVPGEVIDWLEMTIDALSDSNGNEIITDAETT
- the lysW gene encoding lysine biosynthesis protein LysW, coding for MVETIMGEDPLTGEEIEIPANVEVGEIVDSPATGAELEIVATDPLTLEEAPELEEDWGE
- a CDS encoding argininosuccinate synthase — encoded protein: MTRVALAFSGGLDTTVCVSLLKEEYGYDEVIGVTVDVGQPATEFEEAQATADAHGIDLHVVDATAEFVDLCFDSVRANATYQGYPLGTALARPIIAESIVSVAKAENCDALAHGCTGKGNDQLRFEAVWRNSDLTVIAPIRELELTREWEQEYAAEHNLPVQAGNDGVWSIDTNLWSRSIEGGKLEDPNYTPPEDVYEWTADPATTTETELITIGFESGYPVSINDNAYDPVELVETLNEVAGEHGVGRTDMMEDRMLGLKVRENYEHPAATTLLNAHKALEGLVLTKDERDFKRHIDSEWAQKGYEGLVDHPLMGALEGFIDATQQRVTGTVTIKFEGGQARPVGRESAAAAYSADAASFNTSSIGEITQQDATGIAKYHGYQGRIANAATETDTK
- the argH gene encoding argininosuccinate lyase, with the translated sequence MSEENPANAVNDTNETDPSDNIGVVRRERFSGGPARGFLSSLAADERIFAADIAVDRAHVVMLIEQDIIDAATGESILTALDSVETAGHDELPDGEDVHEAIETAVIDRVGPAGGKMHTARSRNDEVATCIRYRLRSDLLQAIDATLELEKILLEAGKAYTETIMPGYTHLQPAQPITVGHWLCSYAAGIERDTARLLDAYDRVNTSPLGAAAFAGTPFEIDRERTATLLGFDDVLENTIDAVAARDSLIETLSALAAHAITLSGMAEDLIIFANKGYVKLADQYASTSSIMPQKVNPDTLELVRAVAGDVTGELTGLLTTLKGLPRAYNRDLQRATPHVWGAIDDTTETTAIVGGAIKTAQWADEALESAAGDGFSTATGIADALAMAGIPFRTAHEVLAVATDRAGNETPTVETLNHAAEDILGESLFTYVDQDTIIDILDPVMNVSTRDSRGGPATTAVTATIEMYENNHTTQTTAHETRRNKITSANALLDQEVQEYV